Within the Amaranthus tricolor cultivar Red isolate AtriRed21 chromosome 15, ASM2621246v1, whole genome shotgun sequence genome, the region CCCTACGACTAAAAATCTCTCACAATTTTAGCCCCTATATAATGAATATAAAGGGACGGAAGGAGTAACATATCTAGATTTACAAATTGATAACAAAACCCATGACTACTAAACCATAGACTTCCTTTTCACTAACTATTTACAAATCAATACCACCCAATAACTAGAATTTTCCCTAGAGATAAAATCATTACAATCCACATAACACCTTAAAAAATCTAATACCAAATAACAAAATTTGAATTCCcaaatattaacaatatcaGTCAGATGCAAAAACTAGTATAATTACTTTAACTGTTTAACATCAAGAATCAAGAAATACCATAAAAAGAACAAGAATTGAAATATAATACCTTCAATACCAGAGTGAAAGATGCCAAGCCCAAACCAATACAAATATTCATTTACAGGAGTAAGATCATatacattcaaatataaaggaGTTCTTTCTTTCCCACTGTCATTTTGCTCCTTTCTTCCACCCCAGCTTCTCAAATTGAACCCCATTTTGCCTCTTCCCACTTAAACCCTCATAGAAATCAAGACTTTTTAATCATACATCTgcagaacaataacaataatcaaaaatcaggaaattgGGAATTGGGTTATAAATAAACAACTAAAAAGATGAAAAGTTTACCTTTACAAGCAGAATTGAGGTATGAGGCAATTCAGATTGGAGTAGATAATGCTAAAGAATGGTGAATAGATTAGGGATCAATTGTGCGACAAACCCTAATGCCAAAATTATAATGGTGACCCACAGGCCACAATTTTGAAAGATTTTATGAGAGAATTTGAGGAGTTAGGGTGAGAAATGAGGTGGATCGGAGACAAGGCAATTACTTTTATTCAGACAAGCCCACGATAAATTCTGTGATTGTACtacacttttttattttttttttttggcttttagtAAGAGAAGGATGGTGAGTATTTGATGTCTCTTAGAACTGAATGCAATATGGACTATAGAGCATTAAGAAAGAAATTATGAGAATTTGATGTCTTTgaaactacttcctccattccaatATTTATCGTATTTCGGCTATTATAggagaaaaaatataattatgtcatgtgacattttattttatttgtctcgTCATATATTTTCGtactattaaatttttataatttttagttatgtataactttaaatataaaCGATCCGACAAACATATTATATTGTGCAAAAGTATGTTTGAtgcaagtattttaaaacagaaaaggtattaaattttgaaaagatGGTTAGTCAGGCCTAATAATTTTGCTATCATAATGgtgaaattttcttattttagatTTTGTAATGTAGGAGGACATGATAGTATTAGTAATGTTGAaatctttttcttaaaaaaaaaatttattctaaaaGATTAAGGTAGTCTACGTAATTAAATAGATCATTTTTTATCGTCTACGtggattttttttcatttatttaaattCTCTACCATTTCAACTTGtaaatttaaatcttttaaatcTCTTTTTAATCATCTCCTTTAAGTCATCTTTGGTCTTACTCTCCCTCTTTTCAAGTCCTCCAAATTTCAACTTTCTATCTTTCTCACTAGCTCTTAATCGTTTATTTTTGCACATGCTCAAACCATCTCGAGCAGTTGAACTATTATCTTGCATCTTTCCTCAATATTTGCTATATAGAAgtgtgattaaaaaaaatagaagtataaattaTGAGTTGACCTGTGGTTGAAACTTTTCCGTCTACTCTTGTGataagagtttgattcttataGTCACCGCCCATAGAAAAATCAATTTCCTTTCCCCTTCTTACCTCATGTAAATCAGTCAGTCTTCTGAGAGAGTTTCTtaggcccaacccattaaagtttaactaaattaaaaataatgactGATCAATTAGGGATGATCTCTCAAATAGACTGTCTCTAATAAGAATTTGTGCATTATAAATATCTGTTTCAGATTGCGAAAAAAGATCTGAAGGGAGGACCAAATGATAAGCAAAAGCAGAAAAGACAGACTTTAGTAACAAACAAAAGGAAATGGGTCATATACTCATATATACATATTCATATCTACATGATACACAATACAGTAATATATATCCATCTGATAATACCACTTTTCATATATGATACTTCATCTAAGTGGAAATTTACTTGGAAGTATTTCAGAATATCTTCTACATACAAGTCGACATTTTTATCGATTTAGCATATATGCCAAACCCGAAAGCTTCATCTGCCTCGTGTCCACATTAACATAGCTGGAACGAAACTTGAAGGAGTTTCGATCATGTGAAGTTAGTGTACTCGACCTTGGACTTATGAGCTTCCGAAACAATTGGACTCTTGGGTGTTGACGACATTATAATACAATGTGGATAATCGATCATCGAATTTGGAAATCAAGTGATGCGCGTACAGTCCACAGTATTTCTTACCCAATTTTGCGATAAAAATGTCGGTCACTTTCTTGAGCATGCTATCTTCTTGGATCCATGGTTGCTTTACAAACTCAACCAAAGGCATCCACTGCATAGATGTGCCATAGAAAATGAGAATCGAATTAGATTGTTGGTGCTCGTTCGTAGTCTAAATAGCATAATTATACACTAAAATTTgtcaaattcaaccaaaaacttaagttgaaaATTGAAACCTCATGGCTAGAAATGTGGCTACAGCACATACCATCATCATACATAGTGCTAAACTTTCCAGTTGAAAAGAGGGCTAGATAAAATGCTAACCCATGACCCTTTTGTCATAATGAACTTTGACATTATATactcaaggaaccaactcaaccaaaagtttaagctgatatgttatatactctatcaaatTTAATATGCGACAGATGGATAATAGTTACTGTAATGTGTATACCTTGGCAGCTACAATTTCGTGATCATCCACCGTTATTTGAGTTGTAAGAGGCTTTAGCATGCAGATGAAAAACAAATCCGACTTTTCAAAAGCCACGTTCTGAGCGTGCCTAAAAAAATGGGATGTTCATGTTAAGAAACATTCACCAACCCAACTTAGGTCCCTAATACCAACTTGCAAGGGAATGGAGCCAATTTAATTACCTGAAAGCAATTACTTCTACAAACTCGGCATCAATCTGCAAATGTGCATCAATCTAAAATCAACTTCTATACATTTGTAAAATACACCTATGTATGAGTCAGGAAATCTCTAGTCACCAGAAACCGAAAACTTCCCACCGAATCATGTCCTGGAAATTTCATCCCAAAACTCTAGATTGATGTTTCGGGAACTTCGTTCCCCAAACTTCAGACTGACGTTCCAATGGAAAAATGTTACAAAATACAATCTACAACTGATTAAAGTActatatattaatgttttgtgtttttgttttcattttatatattgtattCCCTTTATGGTAACTATggttagaacttagaagagaTAGTGAAAAAGGTATCTTACCCCAGTTTCTTCCTTGACTTCTCTAACAGCACCAGTGTATATCTCCTCTGACTATTCATTAAACAAAACATCACGTCTTTACATAAGCATCTCTTTCAACAACATTCATAACCATAGGGAGAGCAAATGTTTGAGCGTACCTCATGAATGAAACCGGTAGGTATCTTCCAAAAGCCAACAAAGGGTGGAGCACAATACTTCTCTTGCACAACGAGAACCTCATTGTTGTCGTTGATAACGAATCCTCCAACCCCTACTTGATGTGAAGCATTGGCCGGTAACATACAAGGCCCTTCAGGAATCCAATAAGTTAACATTACATACCCGCTTTCTGCATGATGATATTGGAACCCTTCCTACATCCATAGAAACAGCTATAACTATCTTTGTTCCACATGATGGCATGGCATATTTGATGTTGGTAAAATCTTACTAATCATacaaaaaaaatgtcaaaactTTTATCAAACTGAATTGTATACTGTTAAAGTTCATATTGTCACTTAATAATGCAGATTTAACCTCTTTCCAAATTCTCATAGGAGgttctgagcatgttcaacatgtttaACCGTATAGGGCTCCGAAAAATTGGGACCTCAATGTTAAATTACTTTGTATTTGTATATGTGAggtgtttaaagatacaaaattgttagaaaatatcatcatttttaaaattgcacAGGACCTTCATagcatttgttaatttttaatccGCCCCTGCAAATTCTAATAATCATAAGCCATTACTATAATAGGAAAGAGTGACAATTATACTACTCTATTTGGTTATAGGAGCATTAATTCTCTATTGGAGGAAGAGTGATGAAATCAACTCAAGTAAAAGTATAAGTTCATAGTTGAAGCTTGAGATATGTTATATCCTTTTACGCCCCTCACACAACCCTTTGACCTAAAAGTATGGATATGTTGGAAAAATAATTGACATGTGATTCCACATCGAACAATTAGGGAGGTTGACTAACAGATAAgcttgatgggctactcctcCTATCACCAACTAGTTTTAGGATGAAACCTCGTCGAGTTTTTAGGTGCAACTAACTCTATTCTTTCTAATGCAggtaataacaaatttatcacaataaacaccaaTCAGAACAGGTGAAACTGACCTTTACTGCAATTGGTACAAGATCTGAATATTCTGAAGGCAATTTAAGCCAAATTCCTTTCTTGCCCTGAGATGAAAATCAAGCAAAATTCAACAATATTTACCAAGGAATCCACAGTTAATCAtcagaaaatgaatttataACATACCTTAATTGTCCATTGAGAAAGTGATGATTGAAGTAAAGAAGCAAAAACATTTGGATTAGTGGGCAATTTTTCTGGGTTCACAATGACTCCTCCATACTCATCATCAAAACACTCCAAAGTTCTTGAAATTACTTCATTTATCCCATTAATCTTACTTTCCAAAAGCAACCTT harbors:
- the LOC130800718 gene encoding nudix hydrolase 8 — translated: MELQMFESKFLTFSKEVGFRNSYPSSLIGVPSYPKSSSCKVICSRATNSTTSNKVVASRLLLESKINGINEVISRTLECFDDEYGGVIVNPEKLPTNPNVFASLLQSSLSQWTIKGKKGIWLKLPSEYSDLVPIAVKEGFQYHHAESGYVMLTYWIPEGPCMLPANASHQVGVGGFVINDNNEVLVVQEKYCAPPFVGFWKIPTGFIHESEEIYTGAVREVKEETGIDAEFVEVIAFRHAQNVAFEKSDLFFICMLKPLTTQITVDDHEIVAAKWMPLVEFVKQPWIQEDSMLKKVTDIFIAKLGKKYCGLYAHHLISKFDDRLSTLYYNVVNTQESNCFGSS